From the genome of Vicia villosa cultivar HV-30 ecotype Madison, WI linkage group LG2, Vvil1.0, whole genome shotgun sequence, one region includes:
- the LOC131650435 gene encoding uncharacterized protein LOC131650435, with product MASQTEKDDFCVRFTGKNYPAWEFQFQMYLKGKGLWNHLDDISIAPLETTDLDAWEIKDAQIITWILSTIDPQMINNLRSFSTAQEMWNYLKHIYNQDNAAKRFQLELEIANYKQGNMSIQEYYSGFLNLWTEHSAIIHVDVPKSSLVDVQEVYYTSRRDQFLMKLRPEFEVVRGALLNRNPVPSLDTCVGELLREEQRLATQGTMSHEVVASEPTVNAFAAQSRARSYYI from the exons ATGGCTTCACAAACAGAAAAAGATGATTTTTGTGTTCGTTTTACCGGTAAAAATTATCCGGCTTGGGAATTTCAGTTTCAAATGTATCTCAAAGGGAAAGGATTATGGAATCACTTGGATGATATCTCTATAGCACCGTTAGAGACAACCGATTTAGATGCTTGGGAAATCAAAGATGCTCAAATTATCACTTGGATTCTCAGTACTATTGATCCTCAGatgattaataatttgcgatCTTTTTCCACTGCTCAAGAAATGTGGAACTATTTAAAGCATATTTATAATCAGGACAATGCGGCCAAGCGTTTCCAGTTAGAGCTCGAGATAGCCAATTACAAACAAGGTAATATGTCAATTCAAGAATATTACtctggttttttgaatttgtggacaGAACACTCTGCGATTATACATGTGGATGTTCCCAAGAGTTCTCTTGTGGATGTCCAGGAGGTCTACTATACTAGTAGGCGAGATCAATTTCTTATGAAACTTCGTCCAGAATTTGAAGTTGTTAGAGGAGCTTTGCTGAACAGGAATCCCGTTCCTTCTTTAGATACATGTGTTGGTGAACTTCTCCGAGAGGAACAACGTCTTGCTACTCAAGGAACCATGTCTCATGAAGTTGTTGCTTCTGAGCCTACAGTGAATGCATTTGCTGCTCAGAGTAGAG CAAGGTCATATTATATCTGA